The region CATAGTCCTGAAAAAATTACTCATCATGCATGTTATGAATCTCACCGTCATTTCAATTGCAATTTTAAACTTTAATTCATGACATTCAAACTTTATCTGCCTGCTGATGGGACTTTTGTTGGAAAACAGTAAAGAGCGACATCTAGTGCTCATTTACTTCAACATTCAGATGTCTACTTTTGTAGTTTAAACTTCAAATTATTCCTACCCTGGGTAAATTTTGAGTTAATGTTCAGTTTCATTTGCTGAATGGCTATTTCAGCAGGAAACAACACAAGAATGTGTCAAAAGACACACTGCAGGATTCTGTGTTGAAACACTTTggtttttattccaaaaaaaaagtatctgcCGATTAGCAAAACCCAGCTTTAAAATTCCTCTCAAAATGTTGTCACGAATTGATATTTATGACTTTTATTTACACTTGAGGTGTGATATTACGAGAGCCCCTTTGTAGTTAAGAATAGTTTAGTCCAAAAACTGTGATGCAAGTGAAATCAGTATTTTGTATCGTAATGTAATGTTTAACCCTCAGCCAAATATTTCTCAGGAATTCTACCAGGACACTGTGTTTAGCTCTGAGAAAAGTACTCAAGGATGAGGCGCAGGTGACCAAGCCGGTCTTTGAGGGAAGAGAGGGAGAGGACTGTGGTTTGATAAGCGGGGTCTAATTGGAGGACAGACAGCAGCCACCAGCACCAAGCTGGACCATTGGATGAGGCCTGAAAAATATAAGAAATATATCAGCTGTCGTTTAAAGTTCTATGTCTTTCCGCAGTCCACAGTTAATTATAGGGATATAAGTGAATGTATATTAGCAGGTTGTGTTGATGATAAattgctttcattgtttttCAACTTTCCAAAAATGGTATTGACGGATGTTAGTGCTTATCACACAATTTTAAGTGAACACAACCTTTGTCATCAATTTCGAAAATTCTGAAACTTTAAAAGCATCCAAATCTTATGTCGCCTGTAATCCTGTATTGAGAAACAGTATGAATAATTTGGGAAATTAAAGCTTTTTGTTGATATgtataataaatgaaaatgaaaacataagATTTTAATACTCACAACACAATAGCTTACAATATTTCTACTTTGTCGTTTTCACATTAATTGAATAATACTGCACTTCAACACAATTATTGGTCTGACAATCCAACTATGGACGCGCTGGAACAAACATGCGGTTTTTGACCGGCCCATTTTGGCAATCACACGAAATTCCTTATGGTCATCTTGCCCCTGAACCCAACAGTATTGACATTATGTTACGGACGTACTGTATATATTTCCATTTATGTCAAAAGCCCCAACCTGAATGTTCTCCTCAGTACTCGGCATGATGCCATACTGCCTATTGATTTGTTCTCTCATGCGGCTTCCCAGGCGCTGATACCAGTCCTGAGCCTGTTGATAGACACTGTCGTGGAGACGCTGCAGGAGTTCCAATTCACTCCCTTCGGCCTGAAGAAAGGTGGAAGTCATTGAATCGATCCAAATACGCTCAACAGATAACAGAAACTTTTAGAGCAAGTCATACCTTCATATCCTCCAGATATTCAATATCAGCAGTGTGGTAACCATCCCTTAGACCTCTTTTTAAGACTTTGAACCTGTTGCTACCCACACTGTCCACATAGGACCGCCCATCAGGGAGTAGCTCGAGGCTAAGGATCTCCAGCATGCAGCCATAGTCCGCAAATCTTGGGAAAAGCAAAGGAGAGATGGCAAATAGAGGAACTATATTACATGATATATCATGAACAAATCATTTAGCAATTGTGTCAACTTGCTGTGACAAAGTGGAAACATGTTTTAGACTTCTAAAAACAAGCAACAAATACATTAGATTAAAGGACCAAAAAGGCGTACAACAAGGTACAATGACAAAAAGTGGATATGCTTTTGGGAAAAAGAACCGTTTCATTCAAGTCCAACGGTATAGCAGGTTCGGGGGTTCTAATCATGGCTCTCTAACTCCTTTGACACTGAGCAAGTTGCAGTGATGGTTCAAAACTGTGGCCAAAATTAGCAGTGGTTATTAGATTTTTGACTGCAAAAGCAAATTAGCTGTCCTCTTGTGACAGATCTGGGTTGGCTTTCCGCCAGCATGAAGCCAAATGGGAATTCAGGGTTGTACAATTCGGACCCAACTGAGCACTGGCACTACCAGCTGTTCCAAAAGAGCACTGGAATCAGATCAATTTAAAAGGAATGACTTGTGCATTTGCACTCCTTGTGCTTGTGTCAGTTTCCTTCCACAGTCCAAAAATAAACTGGTTAATAATCTTAATTGCCCAGTGAAAGACCGGTAGGCGGTTCAGGGTGTGTCCGCCTCTGAAAGATCAGTGAACAAAAGCAGGGAAAAAATGAATTTGCCATTCTATTGTATTGTACTACTTTTTTTTAGCTTACAAGGTACAGGAAGTATCCTcaacaaccatccatccattttctgtaccgctttgtcccctagggggtcgcgggcgtcctGGAGCCAGcgatcatcgggcagtagacgggggacaccctgaaccggttgccagccgatcgcaggtcacacagagacaaacaaaccactcgcactcacaatttggagtgctcactcggcctaccaagcatgtttttgggatgtgggaggaaaccggagtgcccggagaaaacccacgcgggcacagggagaacatgcaaactccacacaggtagggtcggaggtggaatcgaactggcaccctcctaactgtgagtcggatgtgctaaccagtgccccaccgagccgccattcTCAACAGCCCTTCTATTGAAATGTATATGACACTAAAAGAATTGTTAGATCAAGTCTACATTTTAACAGCTTTTATCACATACATTATGTTAGTGAATGTATGTAATGTTTAGTATGTGCATGGAGTTCAGTTCTCTTGAGACTGAATTTTTTACTCTTTGAATGCCAAGCATTTTCAGAATATCAACCCCCAAAATACCAGCCGGTTTTGAGCATTCTCACTATTTTTTTAAGGCCTACAGAATATTGTACTATGTGTACTATGTCTATATATAAATGGTTAGTATCAaatgaaaggaaagaaaaaaaaaagtatgattcGACCTTATACCCTTCTTACTTATCATCATTTGAAAATAGCTTAGTTTCACTCAAATCAGCAATCTCAGACAAAATAAGGAGAAATGAGGTTTTTGTGCAAGACACATTTTCTGCACAACTGTGACTTTGACACTAGTATTTTTTGGCTTGGGTTCTCAACAGCCCTTTCCTTctataaaacatgaacaaaaacaatgaaaatgtgttttgatgGCGCATACATCTAATTACATATTTGATAACGTGCGCAACATTTTCACATCTGACAACCTATTTACAAATGTTGGGCTATTTACAGAGATCTTTGCGTGGGTGCTCAAAATGCATGTGGTGTTTTGCTATTCAAAAGGGATGTATTTGTGCGTCACTGTATCAGAATAGTCGTCAGATGACGACAATTAATCCGGACTGTGGCACAAACACTTGCACACACTACGTGTATGCCCGAGCCGGCGGTGGCTTGTGATGCGGACTTGTCTGTCGCGTACTTACAGTCACCTCCTCTAAATCTGCTCAATTGTAAGCTATTAGAAAAACGATCGCTTCAGTTTTGACATTTTTGCTCACTCTCTACATTACTCACTACATTCTCCATTGTTTTCCCATTTGGGCTGGCCTTACAGTTTACATCACCTCTCTATGAGCCAGCAAGAACAACTCTTGCCAGGAGTCTTATCCACCCATTAATAAAATAGAGTTGACGAGAGTACTCGTCGACGGAATCCTCCGTCAATAATGTCAATGACTTTTGTGGGGAAACAACTGTGGGAGGAACTTCGGCTAAGAGACTTTGGTCAAATGGTCCCATTGATTACCATAAGTTTCGCTTCATGGAGCAGTGTTTTGGAACGATTTTCTATACCGCGTCTTCTAAGCGATTAATCGTTATTGTGTTGAATAATGTCTAGCATGTCTCGGAGCTTGTTGCGCTGCTGGCGGTTGTACTTAACAGCAGAAGACTAATCGGTGACAAACAAGAGCTTGATTTTAAGTCGTTGCCACCAGAGATTCCAGATTCTACACTGCAATAAGGAACACAGACAAATGAGTCTGAGAGTCATTTAAAAAGACCCCCTTGACGTTGACATGTGCTCCTTTTTATTTCATGCACGAAGCACGACAACACTCGCATTGAACTTTGTGCATTTGGCTCCTAACAGATATGTCTGCTTGAAGCTAAATAAATAAGACTGCGTCGACCCTCTTATCAAAAGGCGCCAAACTTTATCACCCCTCAGAGCTTTTCAGATTCATCATGACTGAAGCAATAAAGTTCAGAAACTAGTTAGACATGTGACTGAACCTTTGTCACCCTTCTACACCACTAGAATAGCAGAGAGCAAGAATTGAATGTTTTCTCATAAACTGCAACAATTGGCGTTCCCACATTGTTAAAGTGTCATAGAAAGTGGAATCGCACCAAAGATTCCcagtaaaagaaataaaacggtGGTTTTGCTATGCCGGAGGTTCCTCACAAATTTCCCACAAGGATCATGGGGCGTAGGACTAAGGTGGATAAACTACCGCTagaaaataatttgtaaaaaatTTTAAAACTAGTAGTCTCAGTTTAACGTATTACTAACGCGATTAATCTAACCCGCTTTTAAtgctaaacatttttttaatcgtGTGATTAAGGCCCATTTTGGCCTGATAAAATTTGCACTCTGTTCACATACTGTTGACGTAGAAAAACTACACCTCACAGGATCTGGCGAGGCCGGAAATAAACATCAAGCACGCTAACTGGTGACACTAGTCAGGGCTTGTTGTGCATCTGTTTTTAGAAATGAAAGCATCATGGGGAGTGATTTGTAAATTCTTTCTTGACAAATCAGAAACAGGTTTAAATTCATAACAAACTTTAAAAATGGTTTGTTTCACTATAGGCTGAGTCCTTGTTTACATTTCATatgcatgttgtattttttatatTGCCCCAATTTTGAGTTCTTAGACTGGACTGTTGAGGGGctgtttgtgtgactttttataCATATTGAATCCAATTCAATAGGTATCAAAATGATCTAAAgatatctatggattttttacATTAAATAAAATGTGCAATTAACTCCGAGTTTAAAATGTGATCAATCATAAGTAAATATTTTAATCGCTTGACAGCACGacttaaaatgtaacttgtgtTTTAGATTATGATTGTGTTTGGCATACCCTTTTCCATGTTCATAACTGCACATGCCAAACTTCTTTGTTCCTGTCTCCATACAGCGACGCATCATCAGTCTGTATCGCGGCTCAAAGATGTGCAAAGGGCATGGCACACCGGGGTAGGCCACAGTGCAAACAAATATAGGGATGTCCTTTGTGAGGCTGAAGAAGAGAGGATAGATAAAGAGATAGGCAAAAAATAACATCACGAGTGGGGATGGAATTTGATATCAATCCAAAATGCAGATTTCATTTTATGCCACCAACTTTGACAGTTCAGTCATCTCTGCCTcatgtatttgttttctttcagccaGTTGTGATGGGAAAAGGCATTCCATGATATCCAGAACCACAACTGTGACATTGTATTTCCTATTTTTCAAGTACTGCAAgtaaacagagagagagaaggagagtTGTACCAGTGTTTGGGTCTGAATTTCTGTCCAAAAAAATGACAGTGAAATAAAACAGCAATAAATACGGTACACTGTGGTTACCTCTTGTAGCGGCTGCTTGCAGAGAGGACAGCGGAGGTTGTGGTCTAGACTTCTCTCTATGCAGTTTTTACAAAAAGTGTGACCACATGGGGTAGTAACTGGCTCATGAAACAACCTTTAAAATGCACAAATATatgaaatcattaaaaaaaaacacacacacacaccatcattcGGGCAGTCCTTCTCAGATAGTGGGACGGgacccacatttttttttattttgccataGAATCAAGTGTAACTCCAAGTGGTAGTGGCACTctatttttgtttgaatttcaacAAATTGATGCACTTCAAACCTTTTCAGTTACAGTCTAAACCTAGCTACTAACTAATCTAACTAGGGCTagcgttatatatatatataccgttttttgccgtgtataatgcgcgaaatttaactaatttattgtcctaaaatcataATAATtggcattatacatgggcacaattttttttttaaatttatttatttatttatttttaagaaaaccatggtacaacaaaaccaacaacaggactgaccgacaaatgATGCGATTAGGGGTGttaatcgcgggttttgtcacgatacgatataatatcgatacaaagaactatgatacgatatttgccaatatcttaaagcctgctgcgattcattcacgatatatcgcgatatagtgctctacgatttttttttttttaataaaaaatatagaacaatatcctgatttataacaattcatacgcaaaatcaacaaggtactgcaaactctttatttaggaaattacaagagtattgcagtatacaaagtgcttattttaacactgaactttgatgtcgtgttttttctttaaatgggcggcgagatttgtgctccctgaatatttgatcaccgcatggcaggatttacaaactgcacgtgtcttgtccgttgagccatcttttctttggaatccaaagtgcttccaaacgaatgacttgaagcctaaaggggagcaaatttccttgtctttttggacactagccatagcaccagcccaggagccgcgtactagttgtcgactcccctttcacgtgcctgctctgctcacaatacaacgccgcggcgcgcactgctcccggaaagaggaagcaagcaacaatgaactggatttcaaaataaagtcgcgtctaatgtccgcgGTCAAACAcgacgatataaatcgatgtttacgtttacgtttagcatcgatgtcaataaatcatagagcattatatcgtttaatcgatgtgtatcgatgaatcgttacacccctattatatatatattttttttttgtttgctttactATTAATAATGCTACAATGTTGCACTGTACTTTCCAAAGTGGCTGTaacagaaaatatttgaaaagcatCTACTACCTACTTAGCAAACAACCATGGAGACCAATATTGTTTGAGGAGAACAAGAGGCTGACctgatgcagagagggcactcAAAGTCTGACACAGTGAGTATGCTCAGAGTTTTATCCATGCAGTGTAAACTGGCACCTGAGAACCATggaatatatgtatttttaggTGAATTTGAACAAATAGACACAATATCTGAATGATGAATGTGTTGTAACAGAAAACATTGACTTTTGATGAAAAATATGTAAAACCAGAACATCTGTGTCAATTATAGTTTGTCACTGTACCTCTGCCATTCACGTCCTCCTTTCTTGTCATCACTTCCTCATCATTTTCACTGGCAGGCAGGAAGGTGACAGCTTGGCAGAGGCTGAGGCAGCACTCAGTGCTGGTGTCGTGATTCACTTTGGAGCTCTAAAGAAAAAACGTTTTACAACTTGGAAGATTTTAAGCAAACACTTTGCAAGCATTCTTCTCACCCATTTCGGAGCACGCACCTGGCACCTGGCGTCTCTCCTGGCTTTGCCCTCTGCATTGCCATGTGGATAATTGAGGGCCTCGAGGTGTGTTACCTGGGTGCCACTGAGGCTTCGAACGGGGTAAGAAGCCTTCAAGTAATCAGCCAAGACCTGCATGATGCAGGAGACTTCCTCTGGCACTGAAATGCCCTCTGCCTCTAGGATCTGTAATTTTAACCCAAATACTATTACACATACCTAGATTACACATTTGGAACACGACAACACAAGTAAAAGAGTATGATAAAATACAAGACGTACCGAGGCTCCACAACATGATGTATAACAACAAGTAATGTTTGTGTCCGGTCTTAGCTACAAGGAAGGGACTGAATGAAGTTGGTTCAATACTGACAGATCTGATTGAAATACTCAAACAGGTGCATTTGGTAGTTAAAATATGAAGTGTTCAACATTCTGTGGTTTTCTATTTGCTCTATACTTTACACAACATAGTCAGGTGTGGTGTGAACAACCTTCTTGATTTGATTCCTAGCAGGAACAAAGTCGGCTTGAAGTTTGAGGCAATGGTGAAACTGGATGAGGGATTCAGTCTGTTGAGCCATTTCCAACAGTATGTTCCCTTTACGAAAGAAGCCCTGTGTACACAAATGTTCATGATGAGCATCAGAGTACCACTGCCTAAAAAAGTTTTTTCATCAAATTTCCCACAGCCTGGTGAAATCCAGGTCTCCACATGAACATTTTGATTGATAATTTTCTTGCTGCATCTACTTTACCTCAGTCCATAATGGCCGAAGACAGCAGAGGTAGTCAAGGTCCACCAGAGCGTCAGAAAAACGCAGCAGGCCACAGTTTGCTTCAGCCCTGTACAGCTTCAGACTTGGATCTTCTGGGACTAAAGATGAAATGAGTGACAAACGAAAGCAAGGAAAAATGTAATTATGTAAAATTTAATGTATTAATTTGTTTTCCATACATTGTGGTGTGGAACTTGTAGCAATGACATGAGTTGAGTCAAGAGCTAAAGCCATGTGGTGTTGCTTAAATCTTGTCAGCTGAACACATGAGTTTACAAATTTGTTTATAATTCTGAACATGAAACTGAATTTCTAACATTTTACACATGAACTCAAATTGGTATTTTAGATTCAAATATTCTATCTGCAAGCATGATTTGAATCTGCAGTTCAACTCAATAATGAGGTGAGGATATAACAAGTTTGCTTTAACAGGCCAAACAAGTGTTGCCAtctgaaatttgaaaaaaagaaattacacaATGAATTACACAATGAATTGTTATGCATCAGCTAAAAAGCCCAGTAGCAATAAAAGACACTTTGTGCAGTACTGTTAAAACTGTTACTTAAGGGCAAAACTGTTACTTAAGGGCTGCCATACTAGAAATACTGTTGACAGTCCCACCCATACTTTGAAATTAAGCCTACAGTACATTCTGTCTTATGAATGTGAAGTCTCAGGATTACgaaagtaaaaaaatgcattacatATGTAGTCACAGGAGTCCAAACCTGTACTGGATACCGGAGCCAAATAGGTGATGATTGTTATTGTTATCATGATTATTAAGACATGTTTAACTAGAttaacaaaaacagttcatttaTTGGCATGTTGAGGCCTAACAAGTAGGCAAAAATAATGGGGAAAGTCACCTATTTAGACTTCATCACCGGTGCATAAAAGACAATGATTAAAAATGTGAAAGCCCAAAATGATGGCTGAAAGATGTCAGTGTGTATCGTGACCATTCCACTGTTTTTGGATGGTGTGTTTCTGTTCCAAGTTCATTTTGCACCTCCACCATTTGTCACATTTCATACAATGCAGATATCATAATTCCGACCCCCCAAAATTGTGCATTTTGTAAAATCAAAATTACTGACGCTCATTGTGACCGCTATACCGCAGGATCTTGACAACAGTTGCAGAAGTTGGCTATTATTAGGCCACTTAAATATGGAGCAAGTTTCTTGTACAAATTCGGATTGTATGAAAAAGACAAATACATTGTATTTCATATTTGCAAGGCCTTTTGCAATCAGTAACCAGCAAACAGAAAGGATAACCTGGCGGATTTGGACAGCATTCCGAGCGGGGACGTTGTGATGCACGGATGGGTGCTCGAGTTCAACCTTGCGAAACTCGGGTTAACGTGAAGAAACCAAAAAGTGACACGAAAAGTTAAGTGCTTTTCTATTAGCTTTTTGCATATGGCTTACCTTGCTGTATTCCATCGTTGACGACGCGTAAAGCTTCCTGGTACTGCTTGGCGCGGAGCTTCTCTTGCAAGTGGCACTTAATCTTGGCGTCCTCGGGCCAGCACTTTTCAATGACACGGATGAGCAGAACATTGTTCTTGGCGTCTCTCATGTCCCTCTGTTTTAGCCTCTCTTTACAAGTCGGGCATTTAGACGGAAAGTGGGTCCCCGCGCACCTCCTGCAGAAGGTGTGACCGCAGGCAATGGTCACTGGCTCCCACAACGGGAAGAGGCAGAGTCGGCATTCCAGTAGCTCCATAGTAGGGGTTTTCTGTCAGCACAGTAACCCGCGACGAGAATCGGTATTTCCCTTATAGCCAAGCAAAGACTTTTCCACCTCGACTTTCATTTACTGTATGACTGCAAAGGTGAACGCGTCTCCACTTGAACCCGTTGTTTGGCTAAGATTGAGCCGCTGTTTATCTCTACTGCACACATTTTCGTTGCTTATCTAACGTAATCGTGTTCTGAGACAACTCGTCCCCACGTTAGGATAAAACTACAGCATTTAGCAACCATTACGTGTTTCCCTTTCCACcaggtagattaaaaaaaaaaaatctggctcTTTAGAGTTAGTAGTCGCTTTTCTCGCCGATCCAAACGCAACCAACGACTCGACAAAGCCCAACGGGAATATGTTAAAGATTTTCGTGGGCGCTTCTGTCCGCGGATTGCCCTGTTTTGCTGAATACTATGCACGGGTATATTTCCAGGTTACTGTGTTACACCATTACGTTACGTAAATAAAGACCACGTGACGTAGCAGCGAAGCTGCTGATTGGCTAGGCAGCTTGCCGTCAGCCCTGTTGTGAAACCCTTCGTCGCTGAGTTTCATAACATAACTCGAAGGTAAATTTGTTGGAACACCAAGCACCTCAGGACAAATATGATCACAGTCGCTTGCGCTCTGTCAATTCTGGTAAAAGGCTATTCCTTTTAACTGCTTACATAACGTGATGCGCGCACAATACAGTGGCTGGAATTCCCAAG is a window of Syngnathus typhle isolate RoL2023-S1 ecotype Sweden linkage group LG1, RoL_Styp_1.0, whole genome shotgun sequence DNA encoding:
- the lonrf4 gene encoding LON peptidase N-terminal domain and RING finger protein 1 isoform X1 → MELLECRLCLFPLWEPVTIACGHTFCRRCAGTHFPSKCPTCKERLKQRDMRDAKNNVLLIRVIEKCWPEDAKIKCHLQEKLRAKQYQEALRVVNDGIQQVPEDPSLKLYRAEANCGLLRFSDALVDLDYLCCLRPLWTEGFFRKGNILLEMAQQTESLIQFHHCLKLQADFVPARNQIKKILEAEGISVPEEVSCIMQVLADYLKASYPVRSLSGTQVTHLEALNYPHGNAEGKARRDARCQVRAPKWSSKVNHDTSTECCLSLCQAVTFLPASENDEEVMTRKEDVNGRGASLHCMDKTLSILTVSDFECPLCIRLFHEPVTTPCGHTFCKNCIERSLDHNLRCPLCKQPLQEYLKNRKYNVTVVVLDIMECLFPSQLAERKQIHEAEMTELSNLTKDIPIFVCTVAYPGVPCPLHIFEPRYRLMMRRCMETGTKKFGMCSYEHGKGFADYGCMLEILSLELLPDGRSYVDSVGSNRFKVLKRGLRDGYHTADIEYLEDMKAEGSELELLQRLHDSVYQQAQDWYQRLGSRMREQINRQYGIMPSTEENIQASSNGPAWCWWLLSVLQLDPAYQTTVLSLSSLKDRLGHLRLILEYFSQS
- the lonrf4 gene encoding LON peptidase N-terminal domain and RING finger protein 1 isoform X2, which encodes MELLECRLCLFPLWEPVTIACGHTFCRRCAGTHFPSKCPTCKERLKQRDMRDAKNNVLLIRVIEKCWPEDAKIKCHLQEKLRAKQYQEALRVVNDGIQQVPEDPSLKLYRAEANCGLLRFSDALVDLDYLCCLRPLWTEGFFRKGNILLEMAQQTESLIQFHHCLKLQADFVPARNQIKKILEAEGISVPEEVSCIMQVLADYLKASYPVRSLSGTQVTHLEALNYPHGNAEGKARRDARCQSSKVNHDTSTECCLSLCQAVTFLPASENDEEVMTRKEDVNGRGASLHCMDKTLSILTVSDFECPLCIRLFHEPVTTPCGHTFCKNCIERSLDHNLRCPLCKQPLQEYLKNRKYNVTVVVLDIMECLFPSQLAERKQIHEAEMTELSNLTKDIPIFVCTVAYPGVPCPLHIFEPRYRLMMRRCMETGTKKFGMCSYEHGKGFADYGCMLEILSLELLPDGRSYVDSVGSNRFKVLKRGLRDGYHTADIEYLEDMKAEGSELELLQRLHDSVYQQAQDWYQRLGSRMREQINRQYGIMPSTEENIQASSNGPAWCWWLLSVLQLDPAYQTTVLSLSSLKDRLGHLRLILEYFSQS